Proteins from a genomic interval of Xanthomonas sp. AM6:
- a CDS encoding iron-sulfur cluster assembly accessory protein yields the protein MAIHLTPAAFERVQRFLAQTPGALGLRFGVARTGCSGWGHVTDLAREAHSDDAVFEQDGVRIYVDAASLPLVDGTEIDFAKQGLGETFIFRNPNATAECGCGESFTTDAEHAAADQH from the coding sequence ATGGCCATCCACCTCACTCCCGCCGCCTTCGAGCGCGTGCAGCGCTTCCTCGCTCAGACCCCCGGCGCGCTGGGCCTGCGCTTCGGCGTCGCGCGGACCGGCTGCTCCGGCTGGGGCCACGTCACCGACCTGGCGCGCGAGGCGCATTCGGACGACGCGGTGTTCGAGCAGGACGGGGTGCGCATCTACGTCGATGCCGCCAGCCTGCCGCTGGTCGACGGCACCGAGATCGACTTCGCCAAGCAGGGCCTGGGCGAGACCTTCATCTTCCGCAATCCCAACGCCACCGCCGAATGCGGCTGCGGCGAGAGCTTCACCACCGACGCCGAGCATGCGG